Part of the Polaribacter sp. Hel1_33_78 genome is shown below.
GTAAACTTTCTAATGTTTGTTTTTTATCCCAAGGACACTTCTCACGAAGTTCGTCCATTATATCTAACAAACGATTAAAAGCTGCTAATTGATCTTTTCTTGTATTCAAAATGATAAAGTGATTATGCTTCTTCAGCTTTTTCTTCAGCAATCTCTTCTTTAATTGCAGAAAAGTCTAAACCAGCATTTACTAGTAAGTTAAACCACTGAATTACTTTTTTTATGTTAGAAGTGTATACTCTTTCATCATCATAATTTGGCAAAACTTCAGCAAAAAATGCCGCTAATTTTTTACCACTTTCTTTGTGAGAAATTGCTTCTGTACCTTCAGTTTTTTCAAACATAGATTTAAAGATTTCTAATAAAGGTACATCTTCTTCAAACGTATAAATTGCAATGTTTTCTAACAAACTTACATTTTGAGTTGAGTTAATTGCCAAACGTTTTTTGTCTGTCAAAGACTCAACGATAATTGAATTTTTAGATTGTGATATTACTTGAAATAAACCAGGTTTACCAGTAACCGAAATAATTTTACTAAATTCCATATGTATATTTTTTATGTCTTTGAAAGACTATTTACCTTTTTTTAAATTAGGAAAGCGCATTCTATAATCAGCATTAATTTTTCCTTTAGAAATATTTTCTAATTTCTTTTTGATTAATCTTTTTTTAAGTGTTGAAAGTTTGTCCGTAAATAATACTCCTTCAATATGATCAAATTCATGTTGAAAAACTCTAGCAGCCAATCCTTCTAAAACTTCTGTATGTGTTTTAAAATCTTCATCTTGAT
Proteins encoded:
- a CDS encoding DUF5606 domain-containing protein, producing the protein MEFSKIISVTGKPGLFQVISQSKNSIIVESLTDKKRLAINSTQNVSLLENIAIYTFEEDVPLLEIFKSMFEKTEGTEAISHKESGKKLAAFFAEVLPNYDDERVYTSNIKKVIQWFNLLVNAGLDFSAIKEEIAEEKAEEA